The Vitis vinifera cultivar Pinot Noir 40024 chromosome 1, ASM3070453v1 DNA segment CGATTTTTAGGATCAAATGCAAGCAAACGCTCCAGCAAGCGAACAGCCAATGGATCTGCATTGGGGAATTTCTGCGAGAAAGGAATTGGTGATTTTTTTCTCATGTTATTCAGATATCTTTTAGCCTTTTCATTTCGAATCTGCAGGCATTGTAAAAGATGAAAATCATTAGAAAACAAGAGCACATCCTAGTTTAGAATAAATGTAACATTAAAACTCAGAGAGGCTACTGCTTAAAATCATGACTAGTTTCCCTAGAAGGAAAACCAACTGAAAATTGAGAACATACCCTCGCAATAGATTCATAAGAAGGGGTGCCAAGCAAATCAGTCATCAGATCCAATTGCTGGACCACATTTTTACCAGGAAACAAGGGCTTTCCAGTAAGCATTTCCGCAAATATACATCCTATGCTCCAAATATCAATAGCAGGGGTGTACTGCAAAAGATGAAAAGCTTTAGAAACTGTACCATTTCAGAGGGATTATGGTGTATGATCAGTTCAATCGAAATAAATAACACAGATATTAGTATAAAACTCcttgcttttacaaaatatttcttaatGTTAGGAGATCTTGACAAACAAAAGCAACAGATACATTATTACAGATGATCAATCCGTCCTGTCAAAAATAAGATACAAAACAGGTAGAACAAGGGCAGCCAGTCACATGCTCGTCTAAGCTAAAATCATATATCAGAAACAAAAGTTCATGCAGACTTTTAAGTATTGCCAGCAACTCCACCCCGGATAATAATTGACCATGACCTCAATGAAAAaggataaaggaaaaaaaaaatgaaaaagaaaatcaggGCTCTTTGTAAATTCAATTCTGACGTTACTAGAACAGGAACATAcataaaaattactatcacaTATACAAATCTCCAAATTACATAGTCTGCAATGATTGGTACCATTTGATCTGAACGAAACTATGTATGGTTCAACCTTGTAAAAAATTCTCTTGTAAGTGCTGTGAATAGAATCTCATTAATACTGTACAATTCTAGAAATGAATGTACAAGCCACAATTTGCCTCAAGAAAAGCCATAAAAACTGACTGTAGAAGGTAGGGGTTTGGTCTGAATAGAGAACTACTGTATTGAAGAAATTTGTGTGCAACCAGAGGCCATCAAAATTCAGGTATTTATTCTTCCAATGGAAATGCTTCCTAGGACCAATACTAAGACAACTCTAGAGAGTCAGCTTTAGATTGTGAACATGGCAGCCAACTTGAGATTGGAAATTTGTTTGAGATTCAGGGGGTAGTCATGAAAAATAGCTGGAATAATTCAGGAATTCATGAGTTTTCTTTATGCAACTTGgtagtaaaaaataaatgttcacTGAACCACTAGGATTGATTAACATTCTTGAAGTGGGAATCAAAAAGCATGTGCAGTTGCACAACAGTGTAACTAATATTTAAACCATGAATCAAATTCCTGAAGCCAGATTTGATAACTAAATAGGCAAACTTCTAAATAATGTAAAGATTAACATCAATTCATGCATTAGAAACACAGGTACATAGGTACAATCAAAGGAAATTGCTTGGAAGTCATAAACTATTAGCAGCAACCACAGAAGTAACCGGGTTACATGCATATTATCATATTAAAAGATATCAATTCATTGACTATCAAaagaataaaagtaaaaatataaaagaggaTAATCCAACAAAGTAAAAGATACATACAGACAAATGCAACTGAAACCACAAACTGTCACAAAAGCCCTAGATTACATAAGCTTACTTTGGAGAAAAAGCAACCACAGAGTTCAGGAGCACGATACCATCTAGTTGCCACGTAATCCTTCAAAATGTAGATAAGTTACAGACTCATCCTGTTAAAATAACACTAAAGCTCATAATTTCATTGCAAAAAATAGATATATACAGTCCAAAAGATAGTTGATGGGGTATCATTAAATGACACGCGAGCAAGCCCAAAATCACAAATCTTCAGTTTGCAGTCTGCATTAGCAAGGATGTTTTTTGGCTTTAAATCTCTATGAAACACATTTGCTGCAAAATAAAGACAATATTATTGGTCATTGAGAATATAGAACCAAAAGAAATACGATAATGGCACAATTTTAAACAAAGGTCCAACctgtatgtatatattttagAGCTCGAAGAAGCTGGTATAAGAAAAATTGATAATGCTCGGGCGTGAGATCATCATTTGCCTTAATTACTTGGTGAAGGTCAGATTCCATCAACTCAAAAACAacataaatatctttaaattcTCTTCGAGATGGAGGAAGCATTATATGCTTTATTTGTACAATATCAGGATGCCTAAGCAGCCGAAGGAGCTTAATTTCTCTTAGAATGCGGGTGGCATcggaaacattttcaaaaacatcattgATCTTCTTTATAGCTACCCTCTCTCCAGTGTGAGTATTAACTGCAGATGCAACAACGCCATAGCTTCCTTTGCCAACTACCTCTTGGATTTCATATTGAGTTGCCTCACCATATTCTGTGAAGAATTCTTTGTCAAGCATGCTCTGTGTTAAACAAACTAATATCAGTAACCTTCAAATGATCCAACATTGTCAATGAAACTGATCATTTATTTACTTGACCTACTCAAGAAGATTACAAGATGGTATTTCATGTATACATGAGAAGATGTTTTAGTCATTCAATCATACTTGATTGAGGTCACTAGAGCACAGTGGTAGTGTTTTATAGGTTGCACCAAGCATGTCTAGAGGTGTAGATCATAAGCAATGCAAAGGGGAATGGTTTTAGTCTCTCTTCTGTATCAGTGCCTCTTTACTTCCCCATTAAAACCCACTAACAAATCACATCCTTtcatgttgaaaaagaaaaacgagAAGCATATAAGtattcaaaaacattttttagaaagaaaagatTTGATGATactttaaaagaaattcaaagcCAGATGATTAAAGCCCATCAAGCATGCCAATTACTTGTTATTGAATCTCCATATATTTCacactttaaataaaaagagtttTGAACAAATGATGATGGTCAACTGCAACTACACTGAGAAGCAaccatatttcaatttttagtcCTTTTCATCCTCCCCCATCTGAGTAAAATCCTGGCTTCCTGAGCTATTCAAGAGCATGggggtttttcttcttcttcttcttcttcttcttctcttttttccccTTCCTTTTTCTGATAGGACATCCTAAGTAGCATGCGCCTATGAGGGAGGTGAAACAAAATTCCATTATGCTTAGGTaaaggttgtttttttttttttttttggataggtaaaAGCATAAGATAATTTATAAATGAGGAAAAAAGGGAGCCCTAAGGCCAACCCAAagtatacaggaagtatacaacaAGCGCCAAAAggcaaaaacaacaaaaaataagaaaggatGCAAAAAACCTCACCCTCCTCACCTAGAACccaactaataaaaaaaatcgatTAAAAGTAAAGGACTATCATCTATATACAACTTAGTCCATGACAAAAAACTAcacacaaaaaaattattcatcctATGAATTGAAAGCTCTTCATTGTTGAAAGCTATTCTGTTTCTTTACTTCCACACCacccaaaaaaggcataaagggGCCAGCATCCAAGCCTTTTTATTCTTCTTGTCTACAAAGGACTCATACCAACCAAGGAGAGTCTTCCTAACTGAGAACAGAAGAACCCATGTCACACCAAATAGAGCAAATAATGACTCCCACAAAACCTTAGTCTTTGTGCAATGAATTAAGATGTGATTAGTAGACTTTTCATTGGCAAGACAAAAGAAACATCTGTTAGCTAGGGTCCACCCCCTCCTCTTTAGCTAATCCAATGTTAAGACTTTCCCTCAcgaggcttcccaagcaaaaaaacccactttGGGAGGAACATAAGGGCCCCATATGATACTCCTCAGAAACAGGACTGTATTTCCAGGCTCGACTGCACTGTACAGGGACTTAACAGAAAAAATCTCAGCTAGTCTTTTTCCATATCACCCTATCCTCCAAATCTGCACTTACCCTCTTCCCTTGAATTGTCAAGAGGAGTCATTCCACCAAGTCCACCTCTCAATCGTTGAAAGCCCTAGAAAAATGAAGACTCCAACTCCCCCCCGCCCCCTCAACTGAAGGGTCCCAAACCTCCGCCACCCACTCCTCTTTTGATACCACCAAGTTAATGGGGGTTAATTAATACTTTAAATTCAACAAATGATAAAACAAACAACTTTGAGAGAACTAGGTTTCAGTGATTAAAGGCAAGAGGGATGACAGCACAAGAGCACAAACCAGAACAGGAAAGGAAGGGGGAATGGAAGAACCACTTCCAAGTGTAGCCCccatgaaaggaaaaaaatcaaaagaaggaTATAATAATTACTACTTTGTAATAGGTTTGATGACAAAAAATTTGTTAGGCACCTAGCACAAGATATTCAACAAAGAGAGATTCCATGCAAGTAGATCATAGATGAATCACACTCATGTGCAATATATCAACTTTCAATAGATAGAATcaaataggacaatgatgtACAAGAATACAATAATGCATTAGGTAACATAGACATCATAAAAGCAAAGCATAGGTTCCAACAGATCAccatttattatcatttttacaATCATAATTGCATCTTTGTAGGCTTCATCCAaatgttttaattaaatttaatcttATTATGATCTAGCAAAACTGGATTAACCCATTTGAATCTCATGGATCACTAAAAGACCATGACTGAGTTAAGTACAGCAAAGAACAAGGAGAAACAGACACATACGctacccaaaaaataaatagtcaAAAATTGTGAATCGACGTTCTCCAAGAATCTCAATGTTCTAATGCATCAGAAGAACCAAGCCAACCCAAAATATGATATCTCCCACTTGATAGGTTCAATATCATACAAAACACAAAATTTCTAATGCAAAAATAGATTCGCAGGAAACCAAGACGGTGAATCTGATCATATAGAGCTGCATTGAAGAAATAACCAACTCGCAGAAAAGTAGTCTGATCGAACCACAAACCTTACCTCTGGTTgtgataaaaattaaagaaaagaacagaaaagaaaatataactCTTAATGTATGCTTTATGTTGATTTTCTGtccaaatgatgaaaaatcaaCGTTATGAAAATctaattccttttcttttcctacattttctcaacaaccaaacagagcaaCGCAAAATGATGATAAACATGAGGGGAAAATAACCTTGAGTCAGTCCAAAGACCAATCTTCGAGGAAGTGCTCCCAGAGAACGGTGGCATGATACGCATGTgtctatatataaatatatatttcgttatatagacaaaaaaaaattgaacttgtCAACTCGACTGTTGTGTAAAATGTAAATACAACAAATTCAGAATAAAAACAGTTTGCTGTAAAAAACAGAAACTGCGAAACAAACCGAATGATCCAAAAGACCTTAAATTTCGCCCAATCTTCAGCCAAGGAAAAGGACGAAATTAATGCAGGCAGTTCTAAAAATGCGAACCTTATCTTATCCAACAACAAGCACAAAGCTTTTGCAGAGAGATAAAGTAGTTGGAGTCGTATGAGAACAGACCTTCCTGTGAGAATCCATGGATGTCAGTCTGTGATTGGTTCGCTTGGGGACTTTGATGAGCTTCAACCGCACCCGATCTTCTTGATGTTGTCCTACTTCCTCACTTGTGGAGTCTACGCCGTCATCGCTGAGCAAAACTT contains these protein-coding regions:
- the LOC100252699 gene encoding mitogen-activated protein kinase 9, whose amino-acid sequence is MGGGVGGGGAIVDGFRRWFQRRSSRFNHNNNNNNDNNKYTEKIQNTRNDQVLLSDDGVDSTSEEVGQHQEDRVRLKLIKVPKRTNHRLTSMDSHRKSMLDKEFFTEYGEATQYEIQEVVGKGSYGVVASAVNTHTGERVAIKKINDVFENVSDATRILREIKLLRLLRHPDIVQIKHIMLPPSRREFKDIYVVFELMESDLHQVIKANDDLTPEHYQFFLYQLLRALKYIHTANVFHRDLKPKNILANADCKLKICDFGLARVSFNDTPSTIFWTDYVATRWYRAPELCGCFFSKYTPAIDIWSIGCIFAEMLTGKPLFPGKNVVQQLDLMTDLLGTPSYESIARIRNEKAKRYLNNMRKKSPIPFSQKFPNADPLAVRLLERLLAFDPKNRPSAEEALADPYFHGLANADYEPCTQPISKFLFEFERRRMTKEDVRELIYREILEYHPQMLQEYLQGTDLTSFMYPSGVDRFKQQFAHLEEHHGKGERTAPRLRQHASLPRERVCAPIDDPVSQTNDFEKRTAASVGRTTLQSPPRFQAINVSESANKKVTTMQNGANKPNYSACSLMKSPSISASKCMEVKERDCEDEAIPEQNAEAAERLSQKLLFHWGS